The Verrucomicrobium spinosum DSM 4136 = JCM 18804 DNA segment ACCATCCCTGCCCTTCCAACCCGTAGAAGGGTGAGTTCCATTTCACGGCCTTGCACACCTTCGGCACCGTGCGCTGAATGATGGCATCGAGTCGCCGACCAATGTCGCGTTTCCACCCCGGCATGGCGGCGATGTAGGTTTGCACGGGCGCGTCACCATCGCCCTTGGCGATCTGCGGATTGCCGCCGGAGAGCAGCACCACCTCCCCGGGTTTCGCCGGCTTGAGCGGCGCAGACTTGGTGGCAGCTTTGCCTGCCTTCTTAACTGACGGGGCCTTCTTTGCGACCTTCGCCGATTTCTTGGAGGGATTTTCGGCCATGGGGTGGGTTTAGCAGAGTGTGGCCCGGGTTGCAATGAGGCATCTGGACAAGGGTGGCAATGACGCGGTGGAGGAATCGAACTCAACTGCGCCTCAAACGTTCTTTCGCACCCTGAGCAATCTAAAGATTGAACTACGAACAGAGCCCCGGCGCACGAGGCAGTTGGAAGCGGTTCGTAGTTCAAACTTTAGTTTGCTCAGTTCAGTACGCGGCGCTCAAGTCTTGTGTCTCTGTTCCTACATCGGCGTGATCACAATGTTCCGGTACGCCACGGGACCATGGTCACCCTGGAACATGATTGGACCTTCGGGCGCCTCCTTGCCAGTCACACCTGAAGGCGTGGGTCCGGGCATCTCCAGATCCTTGTGAAGCAACTGGCCATTGAGCTCCACCTTGAGGAACTTGGCATTGGCGATTTTCTTGCCAGCGGCGTCGAACCTGGGAGCCTGCCACTCGATGACAAACCTCTGCCACTGGCCGGGGGCCTTGCTGGCATTGACCGACGGCACCGCCGCACCGTAGATCGCGCCCATGTCGCTGGGCTCCATCTTGGCTTTGCCAAAGGAGTCAAACACCTGCACTTCGTACTCGCCCATCACATAGATGCCGGAGTTGGACCCCTTGGGCACCATCACCTCCAGCTCGATGCGGCAGTTCCCGAACTTCTGCGTGGTATAGAGGTCCACGCTGTCTCCGTGCTTGGCGGCGAGGTTGACGAGGGCGAGGCCGTCTGCAAATCCGATTCCAAATCCGCGAGCCTGCAGGAGTTTTTCATTGGCAGGATCCACCGACGCCAAGGCGGTGGTCCATTTGTTGGTGCCCTTGCCGGGCTTGGTCTCCCAACCGGAGAGATCTTTGCCATTGAAGGGTTTCACAGGATCGGCTGCGACCAGCGGGCTGGAAAAAGCCAGCGCGAGGAGAAGGGAGAGAGGGCGAACTTTCATGTGGAATACGCGTAAGAAAACCAGAAGCGCCTCCAGTACGCACCAGAAAAACCCGTTCTTCACGCCAAATGCCCACCCGAATTCCCATCTTGTTAATCTGTCCAAAATCTTGTTAATCCTGTCTAGACACCGCGTCGCTTCCTGAACCGCGTCCCAGATCTGAAACTCAGGCCATTTGTTCTGATGTCCCTCTCCCTCCGCCCCTTCCTCGCCCTCTGCGGACTTGGTCTTTGCCTCTCACTCGATGCGGGCGCAGCCACGCCGCAGGAAGAGATCGCCACCCAGGTGCCCGCTGCCCGGAAGATCCTGGACACCTGGCAGGCGGATCAGCCACAGAAAGAGGAACGCTACTTGCATCTGGTGTACTGGACCCCGAAGGACCGGGAACCTGCCCCGAGATACCGGGAGCGGCTCACGAAGATCTTGGAGCACATTCAGGCGTTCTATGCCCGGGAAATGGAGCGCAATGGCTTGGGCCCTCGTACCATAAAGCTGCAACATGAGCAGGATGGCCTGGTGAAGATTCATCTTGTGAAGGGAGATGCCCCCTACTCCGACTACGCCGTGCAGAGCGGGGGCAAGATCCGCAAGGAATGCCTGCCCGTGCTGGAGAAGGCGGGGCTGGATGCGGAAAAGGAGACCATCGTAATCTTCTGCAACATGTCCAACTGGGATCCCATCAAGCAAACGATGTCCCAGAACAGCCCCTACTACGCAGGCGGCACCAACCGCAATGGCACGGCCTGGCAGGTGGACTCCCCGCTGCTGGACCTGGACCTCCTGGATGACAAGGAGCCCTTCCTCCAGGATGGCCAGTACGGCAAGATCTCCTACGGCCGCTACAACACCATCTTCATCGGCGGCGTGGCCCATGAGGTGGGTCATGCGCTGGGGCTGCCTCACAACAAGGCGCGGCCCGACCAGGCCGCCCTCTGGGGCACGGCGCTCATGGGATCAGGAAATCACACGTACAGCGAGGAGCTGCGCGGTGAGGGCAAGGGTACTTTTCTCTCCCTCGGTGAGGCTCTGCGGCTCGCCTCCCACCCCGTCTTCTGCGGGTCGGTGAAGGGGTTCGATGTCAAACCCAACGCGGTGATCAGCGAGGCAAAGCTCACGCCATCGGCCGAGGGCAAGTCCTTCACCTTCAGCGGCCGGGTCACGGCGGATCCCCCAGTGTATGCGGTCATCGGCTACATGGACCCCGCGGGCGGCAGCAACTATGACGCGACCACGCGCACCGCCGTGCCGGACAAAGAGGGGCGCTTCACGCTGGAGTGCGATGCCTTGAAAAGTGGTCGCGCGGGCATGCTGGGAATTGTGGCCGCCCAGGCCAACGGAGCGATGAGCTCCTTCGCATCCCCCGGAGCGGAGCGAACCTTTCCCTACTATGTGGAGGCCGATGGCCGGGTGGACCTGAGCGCCACGCATGCGACCGAGGCCCTCGCCCCCCTGATGAAAGCGGTGAATGCCCGACAAGAAGTGGGCGTGCGGCTGGCACTGGATGAACTGGCGAACCAGAACGTGGAGCCCCGCATTCTGGAAACAGCGCAGGTGCTGGCCGATACCCTTCAGGGCAAGGCCGGCCCTCACCCTTCCCAAGTGGACGGCAATGTCTGCCATCTGTCCGATGCCGCCACCCTGGAGGTGGAAGTGGGCTATGGTCGCCCGTTGGTCAATCGCCTCCCTGCCCCAGACAATCTGCTGATCGCAGGCAGCCGCCTCTACCCACGCGGTCTTTATGCCCATGCGCCTGCCCGGCACGTCTGGGATCTGGGAGGCAAGTGGACCCGCGTCAAAGGTGTCGCCGGACTTGCTACCGGACATGACGGCTCCGTGAACTGCCTCATCATCGGGGATGGTCGCGCCCTCTGGCGCAGCCCGAAGCTCCAGGATGGGAGCGCCGTGGAATTCGATGTCGAGGTGAAAGGCGTCCAGAAGCTGGAGTTCAAGGTGACTGACGGCGGCAATGGCAACGGCTCCGACTGGGGCGTGTGGCTGGACCCGGTGGTGGGACGGTAAGACTGGAAGACAGAAGACCTGACCGCTACGCGTGGGCGCAAGTCTTGGGGTCTGGGGTAGGTGGAAGCTGTGCAGAGTACAGACTGCCTCAGGTGGTCGGTCATAGACTGAGGAAGGGTAGGTTGGAACAATCGGCAGCGCACTCGGCACATTCGCCTTGAAAAGGGTTTGGTGCCGAGGCGTTGGCCACGGTAAGGTAAAAAACGCTTCCCCGTGTCAGGATTTTGCTTAAATTGCCATCCTGAACGCCCCCATGCACACCACTCCCCTCTCTCTCATTCGCCGCCTAGGCCCGCTTGCAATTCTTACCATCGCCTGCGTTTGGGGTGCCCCACTCATGGCTGCCTCGGGCGATGTGGACACCAGCTTCGGCTCCGGCCTAACCATTGACCAGACACCCACGACCATTGCGACTCAGCCCGACAGGAAGGTTGTCCTGGCTGGAAAATCATTTCTGGTCAGCGGTCGAATTCGCCACGGGTTATTTCGATTGAATGAGGACGGCACCCCGGATATCACTTTCGAGCCCGAAACTTACCCTGGGGCCGAAGTCAGTTCTCTGGCAGTGCAGAGCGATGGGAAGATTTTGGCGGCAGGCATCCTCTCCACCTCCGCCTCTGAAACACCTCGTGCCACGGTCACCCGATATTTCCCTGATGGGAGACTCGACACCACTTTCCAGGCCCCCGTCCTCCGCGGCCTCTGGGAGTCAGGAAATACACGTCACGTATCGATCCTGTTGTGTCCGGATAAAAAAATTCTCGTTAGTGAGGTGGAGCAGTACAGCTCTTTCAGCAGAGCCTACCTACGCCGGCTGAATGCCAACGGGACTTTCGATACCAGCTTTGATCGGGACTACTTCTTTGATGGAGGCTCCATCAAGTCCCTCGCCCTTCAACCAGATGGCAAGATCATCGTCGCAGGCAGCTTCGAGTCATTTTATGCCGGATCCACCTATGGGGCCGGCCCCAACATCAGCCGACTCAACGCTGATGGCTCCATCGATGCGGCATTCACCCCGGTGCTGGAAATTCATCCGTACAACGAGATCCAGAATGTCCTGGTCCAGCCCGATGGAAAAATGCTTGCGGTGGGAGTCATGAGGTATGAAGGCGAGACCGCATACGTCCAAGTCACACGCCTCCTCGCCAATGGGGCCCGGGACACCGATTTCACGAGCCTGCCGGTTGTTGGCTCCCCGTACTACATTTTGAGAGCCGCGCTACAGAGCGATGGCAAATACGTGCTTTCCCTCCCTGGCACCCTGCCAACCGATGTGGCTTGGCCTGGGAACTTGCTGCGCTTCAACAGTGACGGCACACGCGACACCACCTTTGTCGGGAATACAGGTCAAGACGTCTCCGCCCTGGCGCTTCATCACGATGGGAAGCTGGTGTTGGCCGGGCCGTTTCCTGAACGCGTGCAAAGACGGCTCAATGACACTGGTGCGCGACAGCTCACCATTCCGCAAGCTGGCAGGGTGCGTTGGGCTCACACGGGAGCCAGTGGTGCCCCATCACGTGTGGCATTTGATTTCCTCAATGCCCAGGGCACGGTGACCTCTACCGTGTTTCCGATTTACGGATCGGGCTACTGGGAATGGTCGGGCACCATTCCCGCTGGCAACGGTGCCATTCAGGCCCGTGCCGCCTGGGCCGGTCATCATGATGTGCAGACGATTGCCTTGGGAACCCCCTCCCCAGAAATCGCGGTGAGTCAACAGGGCAGCAATCTCGCGGACAATACTTCGACGGCAAGTTTTACAGACGGCACTCCAGGCATTGCCACAACACGAAGCTTCACCATCATCAACACGGGGCCTGGTACACTCACAGGAATCAACACTTCCATCACAGGTTCCCAAGCAAGTGCCTTTCAAGTGATAGCCCCGCCCACAGCAGCGCTGGGCTCCGGAGAGTCCACCACGTTCTTGGTGAGATTTCAACGCACCAGCGTTGGGGACTACAGCGCCGCCCTTCACATTGCCAGCAATGACGCGGACGAAACATCCTTCGACATCGCCCTTACGGGTAGCGCCACCGCGGGCACTTGGAATCGCACTTTCACTGAACCGACAAGCGGCGCGGTTCCATCCGAGGGATTTGACGCCACGGGACAGGTATTGGGCACGATCATTCTGGATCTAAATGCAGATGCCGCCACAGAGTTGGTGCTGGTAGACAACACCTCATCCAGCCCGGTGACGGGACAGTTCTCAGGCCTGCCGGATCGCAGCATCGTTGCGGGCACCTACAGCCCCACTTACGGCTCGAGGCAGGTGAAACTACAAATCCGGTACGACGGAGGCACTGGCAACGACATTGTGTTGATACTGCTCAACCCCGCCCAACTGGACCGCGACTTCGTCGCCCCTCCAGATATCACGGTTCATGCCATGGCAGAACAGCCGGATGGCAAGATTTTGATCGGCGGTGATAACAATGTGAGTTCGGCCCGCAGGCTTCTCCGTATTGATGCTGCAGGCAACGTGGACCCGACCTTTGACACAGGCACCGGCCCCAACGTGAACGGTGTGTACTGTGTGGCAGTGCTCGACGATGGCAAGTTTCTCGTGGGGGGCACCTTTGATACGTTCAATGGAGCCTCCAGACCCAAGCTGGTGCGCCTCCTCCCGAATGGCTCGGTGGATTTCACCTTCCATGCACCCACCATCACGAAAACGGTGAATGTCCTGCGCGTACTTGCGGATGGCAGGATTCTCGTAGGGGGCGCCAATGACTTGGGAGTTCGTCGACTCCTGCCTGATGGTGCAGACGACACGACATTCCTCTTCAATCGCGAAGGACGCCCCGTGACCTTCGCTGGAGAAATCAACACCATCGGGATCGCCCCAGACACCACGCTGGTGATAGCTGGGAGAATGTACTACGCCTATCCCACGGGCACGCCTACGCTGGTCATGGCCCGACCTTACGCCTTCCGGTTTACCGAAAATGGGCAACTCATCGGCATGATCGCCCAGACAGCCGATGGAGAGTTTCTGGTAGGCGGTCTTGGCATGCTTCCAAATGGAAAAATAATCGCCGGAGGAGGAGGCAAAAGGAGCATGATGCGCTGGTCCGCCGATGGAATGGTGGCAGAGTACATTCACAGCGGAGCGGCGGGAATGGCTCCCGCAGCTCTGCAAACGGACGGCAAAGTCTTGTCCGTTCTCTACGGCCCCGCCCCTTACAATTGGGTCGGCCCAGAAAGTTATCATCCCCCAAGTGGATCAAGAGTTCGCCGATTGCTGGCAAATGGCGATGATGACTCCTCCTTCGATCAAGGCAGCGGCACCGGATCCCAATGGATCGAACATCTTTGCCTGCTATCCTCAGGCAAAGCACTCGCGGCCGGGCCTTTCACCAACTACGACGGGCTTACAGCCCAACGCCTGGCTTTGTTCGTGACCAGCGCCGCCACCAACCACCTGCACCGCACCAGCCAGAGCGCCATCCGCTGGAGACGGGGCGGCGGGGCACCCGAGGCAGATTCGGTCACCTTTGATGCCTCAGGTGACTCAGGCCAGACATGGACACAACTGGGCCAGGGCAGCCGGGCGGCGAATGGGGAATGGGAAATTACTGGGGCCACCATGCCAGCCATCGGCTTGATCCGCGCCCGGGCCCGGGTGGTGGGGGGACGCTACAACGGCAGCAGCGGTCTCGTGGAGTATGTGCAGGCCTATGACTCCAGCACCCCGGAACTTGCGGTCGAGGCACCAGGTGGGGCCGACCTACAGGTGGAGAGCGCGTTCTACAACTTCGGCCTGGTGTCGCAGAACGCAGCCGTATCGCGGTCGTTCACCCTGCGCAACACCATCGGCGGCACGCTCAATGTCAGCGCCGCCACCACAGGCGGCCAGCAGAGCGATTTCGTGATCACGACGACTCCCGCCGCGAGCTTGACGGGCGAGCAATCCACCGTTGTAACCGTCACGTTTACCCCGGCTACTCTGGGCACACGCACCACCACACTGCAGATCACCAGCAATGACACCGATGAAAGCCCGTTCCTCGTGGAGCTCACTGGTACAGGTGTGACCGCGCAGCAGGGATGGCGCTACCAGCATTTCAACACCGCCAACAACACCGGCGATGCCGCGGACCTGGCGGATTTTGACAAAGACGGCCTGGCCAACCTAATGGAGTTTGCCTTCGACCTGGATCCGAAGTCAGGCAATGCTTCCAACGGAGCAGCCAAGCTCCCGGAGCCGGTGGTGGAGGGTGAATACCTGGTGATCCGGTTCACGCCCCCTGTAGCGGGAGTGGCCGCCGGATTGACCTACGGAGCCCAGGCGAGCGCGACGCTGTCGGCGGATTCCTGGACGCCGGTTTCCAATACCGGGACGGGAGGCGTGCATGAATACAAGATCCCGCTGGCCGGTGCGCTGCGGTTCATGAAAGTAACCGTGAATGGTGGTGGGAGTTGAGATGTAGCCCAAGGAGCGGCGGTTTGTGCTTGCACAACCGCCGGTGGTGAACGGAGGGGGGCAATTGACAAGTCATCTTGATGGTCTTGAAGACAGGCCGGGGTTTCGTTCTGATTCACACCATCTCACCACTCCCCTCCCCTGAGGTTCCCGGCAAGATGCCGGGAACGGCACGCAGGATGCAAGCGCATTGAACCGGCGGGACGCCGGTAGCACGCACAGGCTGGAAGCCCGTGTCCCCCCTGACCTCAGGTCTGATGTCTGGCAGTCTGGCAGTCTGGCAGTCTGGTGTCTCCGCGCGAAGCGCGGCTAACACTCCGTCACATTCACCGCCAGACCGCCGCGGGAAGTTTCCTTGTACTTGCTGCTCATGTCGGCCCCGGTCTGGCGCATGGTGGCGATGACCTTGTCCAGGGAGACGGTGTGTTTCCCATCACCGCGCAGGGCGAGGCGGGCGGCGTGGATGGCTTTCACGGAGCCCATCGCGTTGCGCTCGATGCAGGGAATCTGCACCAGGCCGCCCACGGGATCGCAGGTGAGGCCGAGGTTGTGTTCCATGCCGATCTCGGCGGCGTTTTCCACCTGGGCTGGCGTGCCACCGAGGGCTTCGCAGAGGGCTCCTGCGGCCATGGAGCAGGCTACGCCCACCTCTCCCTGGCAACCCACCTCGGCACCAGAGATGGAGGCGTTGAGCTTGTAGAGGATGGCGATGGCGCCAGCCGTGAGCAGGAAGCGAACGATCGTATCCTCATCCTTCACCCGATGCACGCGCACCAGGTAATGCAGCACCGCAGGGACGATGCCTGCAGCACCGTTGGTGGGGGCGGTCACCACGCGACCACCAGCGGCGTTTTCCTCGTTCACGGCCATGGCCCAGAGGCTCACCCAGTCCAGCGCGACGAGCGGATCCTGCAGGGCAGCCTCGGGACGATCGGAGAGTTCTTGAAACAACTTGGGCGCGCGGCGCGGCACCTTCAACCCACCTGGCAGGGTGCCCTCACTGCGACTGCCCCGCTTCACACAGGCCTGCATGGCGGCCCAGACCTTGAGCAGGGCTTCACGCGTTTCGGACTCAGGGCGGAACGCGGCCTCATTCGCCAGAGTCAATCCGCTGACGGAGAGCCCTGTCTTTTCACAGAGATCCAGGAGCTCGGCCCCGCTGCGGTAGGGATGAGGCAGCACCACCTCCTGGGAGGGCAGTTCATCGCGCTGGGCGGCGCCCTCTGGCACCACGAACCCGCCGCCAATACTGTAGTACACCTTGGCAAGGAGCTCGCCCCCGTCTGCATCATACGCGACGAAACGGAGGCCGTTGGGATGGGCGGGCAGGCTCTCGAGCCGATGAAACAACAGGTCCCGCTTTTCCTCAAAAGGCACAGCATGGCTGCCGCCCAGGTTCAGCATCCGCTCGCGCCGGATGCGCTCTAGGCGGAAGGGCACCTCATCCACATCCACACTCTCTGGCAGCTCGCCCTCCAGGCCCAGGAGCACCGCCTTGTCCGTGCCGTGGCCCTTCCCTGTCAGCGCCAGGGAGCCATACAGGTGTGCCTCCACCCGGGCGGTCAGATTGATGAGCCCCGCCTCCGCCAGACGATGGGCAAAGCGACATCCCGCCCGCATAGGCCCCACGGTGTGGGAGCTGCTCGGCCCGATGCCGATGGTGAACATGTCGAGGACGGATAGGCTCATGGAAAAGGGGTCGCTTCCATTGTCTATGACCGCACCGCGCAAAGTGATTGTGAAAAAATCCCACTTTGAACGGGGAATTCAGACAAGATCCCGGCCGCAGCCGTGGCTAGCGTGGGGGACGATGAGCACCACCCACCCTTGGACCGGCGTCTTTCCGGCCATCACCACCCAGATGCACCGCGACGGCTCCCTCGACCTGGACGCCACCGCCGCCCACGCGGAGGTCCTGATCCAGAGCGGCATCCGCGGACTGATCTTCCTGGGTTCCCTGGGGGAAAACCAGATGCTCTCCGCTGAGGAGAAGCGCTTGGTGATGCAGGAAATGGTGCGCGCGGTGAAGGGGCGAATCCCCGTGGTGACTGGCGTGGCGGAAACGAGCACGGCGGAAGCTGCCACCTATGTGCAAGATTGCGAGGCCGCCGGGGTGGATGGCTTCATGCTCATGCCGGCCATGTGCTACAAGACGCCGGATCCGGAGGAGACGTTGGCGCACTTCCGCACCGTGGCAGGGGCCACCGGATTGCCCATCATGATCTACAACAACCCCATCAGCTACGGGAATGACATCACGCCAGAGATGTTCGCCACGCTGGCGGAGGTAAAGAACTTCGTGGCGCTGAAGGAGAGCTCCGGCAACACGCGCCGCATCACGGACCTGCGCAACACCGTGGGCGACCGCTACGCCATCTTCACCGGGGTGGATGACCTCGCACTGGAGTCCGCGGTTCTAGGCATCGACGGCTGGGTGGCCGGCACGGGGATCGCCTTCCCCAAACAGAATCAACATCTCTGGGACCTCATGCAAGCCGGCCGCTGGCAGGAGGCGGTGGCCATCTACCGCTGGTTCACCCCACTGCTGCACCTGGATGTGCACATCAAGTTCGTGCAATACATCAAGCTCTGTGTGCAGGAATGCGGCCTGGGCAAGGAGTGGACGCGCGCGCCGCGACTGTCACTGAGTGGCGCAGAGCGGGAGGCCGTGCTCAAGGTCATCCATAAAGGTATTTCCAGCCGACCCACGTTGGAGTCCGGGGAAACTCATTTCTAATTCATACTTCATAATCCATAATTTCCCCTTCCGATGCGCTACTCGCCAATTGATCCGCAACTCTTCACCGGCAACCGCGCCCGTCTCTCGGCGCTGATGCAGCCCAACTGCCTGGCGGTGGTGAACAACAATGATGTGCTGCCGACCAATGCGGACGGCACGTTGGTGTTGCACCCCGGGGCGGATCTCTTCTACCTCTGTGGCGTGGAGCAGGAGGAGTCCATCCTGTTGTTGTTTCACGGTGCCCATGAGGCGAAGAACCGCGAGATCCTTTTCCTTCGGGAGCCCACGGAGCATGTGCAGATCTGGGAGGGGACGAAGCTCAGCAGGGAGGAGGCGACCAAGATCAGCGGCATCGCCCGGGTGGAGTGGCTGGGAGCCTTCCCAGGCATTTTTCACGCCCTGATGTGTGAGGCAGAAGGCGTGTACTTGAATGCCAACGAACATCCCCGTGCCCAGGTGGTGGTGGAGACGCGGGAGGCGCGGTTTGTGAAGGAGACGCGGGAGAGCTACCCGCTGCACAACTACCTCCGGCTGGCGCAGCTGCTGCACCAGTTGCGCACGGTCAAGTCAGCAGACGAGGTCACGCTCATCCGGAAGGCCTGCACGATCACGCGCGATGGGTTCGACCGCGTGGCCCGCTTTGTGAAGCCCGGCGTGACGGAGAACCAGGTGGAGGCTGAGTTTGCGCATGAGTTCATTTCCCAGGGAGCAAAGTTCGCCTACAGCCCGATCATCGCCTCCGGGGCGAATGCGCTGGGGCTGCACTACATCCAGAACAGCGCCGTGTGCAGGGAGGGCGAGCTGCTGCTGCTGGACGTTGGCTCCTCGTACTACAACTACTGCTCTGACATGACGCGGACCATTCCCGTGAGCGGCCGTTTCACCC contains these protein-coding regions:
- a CDS encoding dihydrodipicolinate synthase family protein, with translation MSTTHPWTGVFPAITTQMHRDGSLDLDATAAHAEVLIQSGIRGLIFLGSLGENQMLSAEEKRLVMQEMVRAVKGRIPVVTGVAETSTAEAATYVQDCEAAGVDGFMLMPAMCYKTPDPEETLAHFRTVAGATGLPIMIYNNPISYGNDITPEMFATLAEVKNFVALKESSGNTRRITDLRNTVGDRYAIFTGVDDLALESAVLGIDGWVAGTGIAFPKQNQHLWDLMQAGRWQEAVAIYRWFTPLLHLDVHIKFVQYIKLCVQECGLGKEWTRAPRLSLSGAEREAVLKVIHKGISSRPTLESGETHF
- a CDS encoding aminopeptidase P family protein encodes the protein MRYSPIDPQLFTGNRARLSALMQPNCLAVVNNNDVLPTNADGTLVLHPGADLFYLCGVEQEESILLLFHGAHEAKNREILFLREPTEHVQIWEGTKLSREEATKISGIARVEWLGAFPGIFHALMCEAEGVYLNANEHPRAQVVVETREARFVKETRESYPLHNYLRLAQLLHQLRTVKSADEVTLIRKACTITRDGFDRVARFVKPGVTENQVEAEFAHEFISQGAKFAYSPIIASGANALGLHYIQNSAVCREGELLLLDVGSSYYNYCSDMTRTIPVSGRFTPRQRQVYDAVFRAYTTCAAALKPGLLAKEWRTIAQETVQKELVNLKLITMKQVRAQGPEKKALMKYFMHGVGHPIGLDVHDVQPADAPLQPGWVMTCEPAIYIKEEGIAVRLEDTLLITETGAQSLMHDIPMEADAIEEFMNAGSVKPKSKGGKRRS
- a CDS encoding choice-of-anchor D domain-containing protein — encoded protein: MAASGDVDTSFGSGLTIDQTPTTIATQPDRKVVLAGKSFLVSGRIRHGLFRLNEDGTPDITFEPETYPGAEVSSLAVQSDGKILAAGILSTSASETPRATVTRYFPDGRLDTTFQAPVLRGLWESGNTRHVSILLCPDKKILVSEVEQYSSFSRAYLRRLNANGTFDTSFDRDYFFDGGSIKSLALQPDGKIIVAGSFESFYAGSTYGAGPNISRLNADGSIDAAFTPVLEIHPYNEIQNVLVQPDGKMLAVGVMRYEGETAYVQVTRLLANGARDTDFTSLPVVGSPYYILRAALQSDGKYVLSLPGTLPTDVAWPGNLLRFNSDGTRDTTFVGNTGQDVSALALHHDGKLVLAGPFPERVQRRLNDTGARQLTIPQAGRVRWAHTGASGAPSRVAFDFLNAQGTVTSTVFPIYGSGYWEWSGTIPAGNGAIQARAAWAGHHDVQTIALGTPSPEIAVSQQGSNLADNTSTASFTDGTPGIATTRSFTIINTGPGTLTGINTSITGSQASAFQVIAPPTAALGSGESTTFLVRFQRTSVGDYSAALHIASNDADETSFDIALTGSATAGTWNRTFTEPTSGAVPSEGFDATGQVLGTIILDLNADAATELVLVDNTSSSPVTGQFSGLPDRSIVAGTYSPTYGSRQVKLQIRYDGGTGNDIVLILLNPAQLDRDFVAPPDITVHAMAEQPDGKILIGGDNNVSSARRLLRIDAAGNVDPTFDTGTGPNVNGVYCVAVLDDGKFLVGGTFDTFNGASRPKLVRLLPNGSVDFTFHAPTITKTVNVLRVLADGRILVGGANDLGVRRLLPDGADDTTFLFNREGRPVTFAGEINTIGIAPDTTLVIAGRMYYAYPTGTPTLVMARPYAFRFTENGQLIGMIAQTADGEFLVGGLGMLPNGKIIAGGGGKRSMMRWSADGMVAEYIHSGAAGMAPAALQTDGKVLSVLYGPAPYNWVGPESYHPPSGSRVRRLLANGDDDSSFDQGSGTGSQWIEHLCLLSSGKALAAGPFTNYDGLTAQRLALFVTSAATNHLHRTSQSAIRWRRGGGAPEADSVTFDASGDSGQTWTQLGQGSRAANGEWEITGATMPAIGLIRARARVVGGRYNGSSGLVEYVQAYDSSTPELAVEAPGGADLQVESAFYNFGLVSQNAAVSRSFTLRNTIGGTLNVSAATTGGQQSDFVITTTPAASLTGEQSTVVTVTFTPATLGTRTTTLQITSNDTDESPFLVELTGTGVTAQQGWRYQHFNTANNTGDAADLADFDKDGLANLMEFAFDLDPKSGNASNGAAKLPEPVVEGEYLVIRFTPPVAGVAAGLTYGAQASATLSADSWTPVSNTGTGGVHEYKIPLAGALRFMKVTVNGGGS
- a CDS encoding NPCBM/NEW2 domain-containing protein, producing the protein MSLSLRPFLALCGLGLCLSLDAGAATPQEEIATQVPAARKILDTWQADQPQKEERYLHLVYWTPKDREPAPRYRERLTKILEHIQAFYAREMERNGLGPRTIKLQHEQDGLVKIHLVKGDAPYSDYAVQSGGKIRKECLPVLEKAGLDAEKETIVIFCNMSNWDPIKQTMSQNSPYYAGGTNRNGTAWQVDSPLLDLDLLDDKEPFLQDGQYGKISYGRYNTIFIGGVAHEVGHALGLPHNKARPDQAALWGTALMGSGNHTYSEELRGEGKGTFLSLGEALRLASHPVFCGSVKGFDVKPNAVISEAKLTPSAEGKSFTFSGRVTADPPVYAVIGYMDPAGGSNYDATTRTAVPDKEGRFTLECDALKSGRAGMLGIVAAQANGAMSSFASPGAERTFPYYVEADGRVDLSATHATEALAPLMKAVNARQEVGVRLALDELANQNVEPRILETAQVLADTLQGKAGPHPSQVDGNVCHLSDAATLEVEVGYGRPLVNRLPAPDNLLIAGSRLYPRGLYAHAPARHVWDLGGKWTRVKGVAGLATGHDGSVNCLIIGDGRALWRSPKLQDGSAVEFDVEVKGVQKLEFKVTDGGNGNGSDWGVWLDPVVGR
- a CDS encoding L-serine ammonia-lyase, with the translated sequence MSLSVLDMFTIGIGPSSSHTVGPMRAGCRFAHRLAEAGLINLTARVEAHLYGSLALTGKGHGTDKAVLLGLEGELPESVDVDEVPFRLERIRRERMLNLGGSHAVPFEEKRDLLFHRLESLPAHPNGLRFVAYDADGGELLAKVYYSIGGGFVVPEGAAQRDELPSQEVVLPHPYRSGAELLDLCEKTGLSVSGLTLANEAAFRPESETREALLKVWAAMQACVKRGSRSEGTLPGGLKVPRRAPKLFQELSDRPEAALQDPLVALDWVSLWAMAVNEENAAGGRVVTAPTNGAAGIVPAVLHYLVRVHRVKDEDTIVRFLLTAGAIAILYKLNASISGAEVGCQGEVGVACSMAAGALCEALGGTPAQVENAAEIGMEHNLGLTCDPVGGLVQIPCIERNAMGSVKAIHAARLALRGDGKHTVSLDKVIATMRQTGADMSSKYKETSRGGLAVNVTEC
- a CDS encoding DUF1801 domain-containing protein produces the protein MAENPSKKSAKVAKKAPSVKKAGKAATKSAPLKPAKPGEVVLLSGGNPQIAKGDGDAPVQTYIAAMPGWKRDIGRRLDAIIQRTVPKVCKAVKWNSPFYGLEGQGWFTSYHCFNKYVKVTFFRGLSLNPVPPGASKSQDTRYLDIYEDKPFDEVQFADWVKQASELPGEKL
- a CDS encoding 3-keto-disaccharide hydrolase, with amino-acid sequence MKVRPLSLLLALAFSSPLVAADPVKPFNGKDLSGWETKPGKGTNKWTTALASVDPANEKLLQARGFGIGFADGLALVNLAAKHGDSVDLYTTQKFGNCRIELEVMVPKGSNSGIYVMGEYEVQVFDSFGKAKMEPSDMGAIYGAAVPSVNASKAPGQWQRFVIEWQAPRFDAAGKKIANAKFLKVELNGQLLHKDLEMPGPTPSGVTGKEAPEGPIMFQGDHGPVAYRNIVITPM